In Sporosarcina psychrophila, a genomic segment contains:
- a CDS encoding catalase → MSDDLFNNKLNEEQEDTLTNRQGHPVTNNQNLRTVGNRGPAVLENYDFLEKISHFDRERIPERVVHARGAGAHGYFEAYGTAGDEPVSKYTRAKLFQVKGKQTPVFVRFSSVIHGGHSPETLRDPRGFAVKFYTEDGNWDLVGNNLKIFFIRDAIKFPDMIHAFKPDPITNIQDGERFFDFCASSPESFHMVTFVYSPWGIPANYRMMQGSGVNTYKWVNQEGVAVLVKYHWEPKQGIKNLTQQQASEIQGTSFNHATQDLHDAIKEGDYPEWELLVQIMSDDEHPELDFDPLDDTKLWPEDLFPWLPVGKMTLNKNPEDYFTEVEQVAFGTGVLVDGLDFSDDKMLQGRTFSYSDTQRHRVGANYLQLPINSPKKRVATNQSGGQMQYKLDRAPGQNPHINYEPSILGGLKEAEQDGIEYTPYIEGKLVRESIDRQSNTKQAGDTYRNFEEWERADLISNLVSDLSNCDPRIQVIMIALADEADEEYGRRLREGLAQASTKGSSQKPLGNRDGDKAPDEAVAKGHDADPY, encoded by the coding sequence TTGTCAGACGATCTATTCAATAACAAATTGAATGAAGAACAAGAAGATACATTGACGAATAGACAGGGACATCCTGTTACAAACAACCAGAATCTAAGAACAGTCGGCAATCGAGGTCCTGCTGTTTTAGAAAACTATGATTTTCTAGAAAAAATCAGCCACTTCGACAGAGAACGTATTCCTGAACGTGTTGTCCATGCACGTGGTGCAGGCGCGCATGGCTATTTCGAAGCCTATGGAACAGCTGGTGACGAACCCGTTTCCAAGTATACACGCGCAAAACTTTTTCAGGTAAAAGGCAAACAGACGCCTGTATTCGTCCGCTTTTCATCCGTTATTCATGGTGGACACTCGCCTGAAACACTTCGTGACCCTCGTGGATTTGCTGTGAAATTTTATACAGAGGACGGTAACTGGGATCTCGTTGGAAATAATTTAAAAATATTCTTTATCCGTGATGCAATCAAGTTCCCCGATATGATTCATGCTTTTAAACCAGATCCGATTACGAATATTCAAGACGGCGAACGCTTTTTCGACTTTTGCGCCAGCTCTCCCGAATCGTTCCATATGGTGACATTTGTTTATTCGCCCTGGGGCATCCCTGCCAATTACCGCATGATGCAAGGCTCCGGTGTCAATACGTATAAATGGGTGAACCAAGAAGGCGTTGCAGTACTTGTCAAGTATCATTGGGAACCGAAACAAGGTATTAAAAACTTAACCCAACAACAAGCAAGTGAAATCCAAGGGACAAGTTTTAATCATGCGACACAAGATTTACATGACGCGATCAAAGAAGGTGATTATCCTGAATGGGAGTTGCTTGTCCAAATTATGAGTGACGACGAACATCCAGAACTCGATTTCGACCCGCTCGATGATACGAAATTATGGCCTGAAGATCTGTTCCCATGGTTACCTGTCGGAAAGATGACCTTAAACAAAAACCCTGAAGATTACTTCACTGAAGTTGAACAAGTAGCATTCGGTACAGGTGTGCTTGTCGATGGTCTTGATTTCTCTGATGATAAAATGCTTCAAGGACGGACTTTCTCCTATTCCGATACGCAGCGTCATCGCGTTGGCGCCAACTATTTACAGCTACCCATCAATTCCCCCAAAAAACGGGTAGCAACGAATCAGAGTGGCGGACAGATGCAATATAAACTTGACAGAGCTCCGGGTCAGAATCCTCATATTAACTACGAGCCATCGATCTTAGGCGGTTTAAAAGAGGCTGAACAAGACGGAATAGAATACACTCCTTATATTGAAGGTAAACTTGTGCGAGAGTCCATTGACCGACAAAGCAATACAAAACAAGCCGGAGACACGTATCGCAATTTTGAAGAATGGGAACGAGCAGATTTAATTTCAAACTTGGTGTCAGACCTTTCAAATTGTGACCCACGTATTCAAGTTATAATGATAGCTCTTGCGGATGAGGCGGATGAAGAATACGGACGTCGTTTACGAGAAGGCTTGGCACAAGCCTCAACAAAAGGATCGAGTCAGAAGCCCCTCGGAAATAGAGATGGCGATAAAGCCCCTGATGAAGCAGTGGCGAAAGGTCATGACGCCGATCCATATTAA
- a CDS encoding NAD(P)H-dependent oxidoreductase: MKTLVIYTYPNHKSLNYAFLQKIIKGSNENPNIKELQVLDLYEEKFDPLLVFSEHKRRRDMYRDPRIEKYRTQITWADKIVFVYPIWWGRPPAMLMGYIDQLFSANFAYRDKKGLLPEGLLKGKSVVCVSTMKGPTKYPLLWLNNAHKILMKKALFSFVGIKRVKFFEFGNMESLKGKQTKKLEKIYLYFKRVDR; the protein is encoded by the coding sequence ATGAAAACGCTAGTTATATACACATATCCTAATCACAAAAGTTTAAATTATGCATTTTTACAAAAAATTATCAAAGGAAGTAATGAAAATCCGAACATAAAGGAGTTACAGGTATTAGATTTATATGAAGAAAAATTTGATCCACTCCTAGTGTTTAGTGAACATAAACGAAGACGTGATATGTATCGTGATCCTCGCATTGAAAAATATAGAACACAAATTACTTGGGCTGATAAGATTGTCTTTGTCTATCCAATCTGGTGGGGAAGACCTCCAGCAATGCTTATGGGATACATTGATCAATTATTTTCTGCGAATTTTGCTTACAGGGATAAGAAGGGACTACTACCAGAAGGACTTTTGAAAGGAAAGTCAGTTGTATGTGTATCGACTATGAAGGGCCCTACAAAATATCCACTTCTCTGGTTGAATAATGCACATAAAATATTGATGAAAAAAGCGCTGTTTAGTTTTGTAGGAATCAAAAGAGTGAAGTTTTTTGAATTTGGTAATATGGAAAGTTTAAAAGGAAAACAAACAAAAAAATTAGAGAAAATTTATCTTTATTTTAAAAGAGTAGATCGGTAA
- a CDS encoding winged helix-turn-helix transcriptional regulator, translating into MKVCPYLESCFEILGRRWNGLIVHYLSNCPNFTAHFSDMKRDLNDITPRSLSLKLTELANYGLVVKVVTEGTPVTISYHLSDKGQQLAIALQPVHKWAQENIDLELTITK; encoded by the coding sequence ATGAAGGTTTGTCCTTATTTGGAATCGTGCTTTGAAATATTAGGCAGGCGTTGGAATGGTCTCATCGTCCATTACTTATCGAATTGCCCAAACTTTACGGCACACTTTTCTGATATGAAACGTGATTTGAATGATATTACCCCACGGTCCTTATCATTAAAGCTAACTGAACTCGCCAATTATGGCTTGGTTGTGAAAGTAGTAACAGAAGGCACCCCCGTCACCATTTCATATCATCTATCCGACAAAGGACAGCAGTTAGCAATTGCCCTCCAACCTGTCCATAAGTGGGCACAAGAAAATATCGATTTGGAACTGACAATTACAAAATAA
- a CDS encoding stage II sporulation protein P — MQKTWKTESLRFVKVVFDIHRDSIARKDSTFIANGKEYAKVALIVSRTSKNYDENVDFAELLHAKIEQKYPGISREVIVKKGKAQSTYNQDLIGESVLMNIGGIDNTLEEEYRAADILATIIKEIIETN; from the coding sequence ATGCAGAAAACTTGGAAGACAGAATCATTGAGATTTGTAAAGGTGGTATTTGATATTCACAGGGATTCCATAGCAAGAAAAGATAGCACCTTCATCGCTAATGGAAAAGAATATGCAAAGGTGGCGTTAATAGTGTCTCGAACAAGCAAGAATTACGATGAAAATGTGGATTTCGCAGAACTACTACACGCTAAAATTGAGCAAAAATACCCTGGAATTTCGAGAGAGGTAATAGTTAAGAAAGGTAAGGCACAAAGTACTTACAATCAGGATCTCATTGGTGAGTCAGTATTAATGAATATAGGCGGGATAGACAATACATTGGAAGAAGAATATAGAGCAGCGGATATTTTAGCGACAATCATTAAAGAAATAATTGAAACGAATTAA
- a CDS encoding LTA synthase family protein produces MKLFIKKVKPILLHPTTLILTLLFLKVIAFRVVVFHNKSVFHIALIEFPLWAFLLSLIVLFVKKRTWTGIFVFNTILSVLFIAIIYYTRYFSTIPSYYDLQQLYQSNSVGGTVGLLSKPYDFLFFLDLLLILPIAYYYNAKKIKSSAKVTRQLAILFGSIGLITTLLAFRQPLIDVSYFAKENGYLQSQAVQVFTRSFGIALASDVNLSEQDVEKLKGNDYVPANKHNSYGIAKDRHVFVIQVESLQGFVINRKVNGQEITPYLNALLKDSTYFDNVYQQIGAGNTSDAEWLMHTSIYPEGMDPTVNVINGKPVPSLPRTLQRNGYGTATYHADDITYWNREKLYPALGFDYVYTNKEIPAEQEIGFGPADEVLFDFAAKQLPIQFKKHEKIYSNIITLTSHTPFEMPEDLQHLVLPDSYDNTYVGNYLQSVRYTDEQIGVFIDTLKEAGLYDNSLILVYGDHSGVHGAPVTKDDEAILLDLLDHPYNLQDRFIVPVIFTGGGLFSGETISHLGGQIDLMPTLLNLLGIEHDAQMIGHDLFHYENNLLGMRYHLPGSSFINDDTLYVAPSAKLPAILYNLETMKEKSRTNKTQQSIDNALQIMQQSDQILKSYSNRK; encoded by the coding sequence ATGAAATTGTTCATCAAAAAAGTTAAGCCTATTCTACTACATCCAACCACCCTGATTTTGACCTTACTTTTCTTAAAAGTGATCGCATTTCGTGTCGTCGTTTTTCATAACAAATCTGTCTTCCATATTGCACTCATTGAATTTCCACTATGGGCATTCTTACTTTCACTCATCGTTCTCTTCGTAAAGAAACGGACATGGACCGGCATCTTCGTATTCAATACGATATTGTCTGTATTATTTATCGCCATTATTTACTACACGCGTTACTTTTCAACAATTCCATCCTATTATGACTTACAGCAACTTTATCAATCGAATTCTGTAGGAGGAACAGTCGGTCTTCTAAGCAAGCCCTATGATTTCCTCTTTTTCCTGGACCTACTACTTATCCTTCCAATTGCATATTACTATAATGCCAAAAAAATAAAATCTTCAGCTAAAGTAACTAGACAATTAGCGATTCTATTTGGAAGTATTGGTCTTATTACAACACTACTAGCTTTTAGGCAACCACTTATTGACGTTTCTTATTTTGCAAAAGAGAATGGCTATTTACAATCGCAAGCGGTGCAAGTTTTCACGCGGAGCTTCGGTATCGCGCTAGCTTCTGATGTTAATTTATCAGAACAAGACGTGGAGAAACTCAAAGGGAATGACTACGTTCCCGCAAATAAGCATAATTCCTACGGTATTGCTAAGGATCGTCATGTATTCGTCATTCAGGTCGAGTCATTACAAGGCTTTGTGATCAATAGAAAAGTGAACGGACAAGAAATTACACCCTATTTAAATGCCTTATTGAAAGATAGTACATATTTCGATAACGTATACCAACAAATCGGGGCGGGCAACACTTCTGACGCCGAGTGGCTTATGCACACGTCCATTTACCCTGAAGGTATGGATCCGACTGTCAATGTCATTAATGGAAAGCCAGTCCCTTCTCTACCTCGAACTTTACAAAGGAATGGCTATGGTACAGCCACTTATCATGCCGATGACATTACCTATTGGAATCGTGAAAAACTATATCCAGCACTCGGTTTTGACTACGTTTATACCAACAAAGAAATTCCAGCAGAACAAGAAATAGGATTTGGACCAGCGGATGAAGTACTGTTCGATTTTGCTGCTAAACAACTGCCCATACAATTTAAGAAACACGAAAAAATATATTCAAACATCATTACACTGACAAGCCATACACCATTTGAAATGCCTGAAGATCTTCAACATCTAGTATTACCGGATAGTTATGACAACACATATGTCGGCAATTATCTTCAATCAGTCCGCTATACAGATGAGCAAATCGGAGTATTCATTGATACATTAAAAGAGGCGGGCTTATATGATAATTCGTTGATTCTAGTCTACGGGGATCATTCGGGTGTTCACGGGGCTCCTGTCACGAAAGACGATGAGGCTATTCTTTTAGATCTACTCGACCATCCTTATAACCTACAAGATCGTTTTATCGTGCCGGTCATTTTTACAGGAGGCGGACTTTTCTCCGGGGAAACGATTAGCCACTTAGGCGGTCAAATTGATCTGATGCCTACATTATTAAATTTACTCGGAATAGAACATGATGCACAGATGATAGGTCACGATTTATTTCATTACGAAAACAATTTACTTGGCATGCGTTACCACCTGCCAGGCAGCTCCTTTATAAACGATGACACATTGTATGTCGCACCAAGCGCTAAATTACCTGCTATCCTCTACAACTTGGAAACCATGAAAGAGAAATCTCGGACAAATAAAACACAACAATCCATCGACAACGCCTTACAAATCATGCAACAATCCGATCAAATCTTAAAATCGTATAGCAATCGAAAATAA
- the fabF gene encoding beta-ketoacyl-ACP synthase II, which yields MERRVVVTGYGVVSPLGNDVDTFWNHIKEGKSGIGKIEDDEFKEINTQIAGRIKDFPAEEYFDKKELGKYDLFAQYAYAAAKQALDQSALNSDIVNKERIGVYVGSGIGGIDTVLENHKHLLERGVRKVSPFMAPMMISNMAAGIIAIKYGFKGPSFSPVSACATGNHAIGEAYLNILHGYSDAIVAGGAEASINPLSFAGFSRMRAMSTLNDSPEKASRPFDRERDGFVMSEGAGILVLEEYEHAKKRGATILGEIVGYGSTTDAYHITSPDFDGAARAMKLALGMARLNPTDIDYINAHGTSTPEGDKSETKAIKATFGSHAYQLKVSSTKSMTGHLFGAAGGVEAIITLKSILEDIAPPTINYENPDEECDLNYVPNEAVKMEINYAISNGFGFGGHNAVLAFKKFIPH from the coding sequence ATGGAACGTCGAGTTGTTGTAACGGGATATGGAGTCGTATCGCCACTAGGAAATGATGTAGATACGTTTTGGAATCATATTAAAGAAGGTAAATCTGGGATTGGAAAAATTGAGGACGATGAATTCAAAGAAATTAACACACAGATTGCTGGGCGTATCAAGGACTTTCCAGCGGAAGAATACTTTGATAAAAAAGAATTGGGGAAATATGATTTGTTTGCGCAGTACGCTTATGCAGCGGCAAAACAAGCGTTAGACCAATCAGCACTCAATTCGGACATCGTTAATAAGGAGCGAATAGGCGTTTACGTTGGATCTGGAATTGGTGGAATTGACACTGTACTCGAAAATCATAAACATTTACTAGAAAGAGGCGTAAGAAAGGTCTCTCCATTTATGGCACCAATGATGATTAGTAATATGGCGGCAGGTATTATAGCTATTAAATATGGTTTTAAAGGTCCGAGCTTTTCGCCAGTTTCTGCCTGTGCAACAGGTAACCACGCAATAGGTGAAGCATACTTGAATATTTTACATGGTTATTCCGATGCTATCGTAGCGGGGGGAGCAGAAGCTTCAATAAATCCATTATCTTTTGCTGGTTTCTCAAGAATGAGAGCCATGTCTACTTTAAATGATTCACCTGAAAAGGCGAGCCGCCCTTTCGATCGTGAGCGTGATGGCTTTGTTATGTCGGAAGGCGCAGGAATTTTAGTACTTGAAGAGTATGAACATGCTAAAAAACGGGGAGCAACCATCCTGGGCGAAATCGTGGGTTACGGTTCAACAACAGACGCCTATCATATTACATCCCCGGATTTTGATGGAGCAGCAAGAGCGATGAAATTAGCTTTAGGAATGGCACGACTTAATCCGACTGATATTGATTACATTAATGCGCATGGAACGAGCACACCAGAGGGCGATAAATCAGAAACGAAAGCCATTAAAGCTACTTTTGGTTCTCATGCCTATCAGTTAAAGGTAAGCTCAACCAAATCGATGACAGGACATCTATTTGGTGCGGCAGGTGGGGTTGAAGCAATCATAACGCTTAAAAGTATACTGGAAGATATTGCACCACCTACTATCAATTACGAAAATCCAGATGAAGAATGCGACTTGAATTATGTTCCAAATGAAGCTGTGAAAATGGAGATAAACTATGCGATTTCAAATGGCTTTGGTTTTGGCGGGCATAATGCAGTACTTGCTTTTAAGAAATTTATCCCGCATTAA
- a CDS encoding nitroreductase family protein: MNIHDAIKTRRTIPLVSDQAVPANLIEQIIEAGTYAPNHHKTEPWRFYVLQGDGRMKLGKVLREITISQQEDPLSESSIVKIERSERNPLRAPVIIAVGVEPSEKENVILKEEYATVSTSVQNMLLTAHALGLGAIWRTGAICYHPKVSDFFGLSTKGEIVAFIYLGYPEIEPKPFKRTDFKEFTTWIN, translated from the coding sequence TTGAATATACACGACGCGATTAAGACACGGAGAACTATTCCGCTAGTCAGTGATCAAGCTGTACCAGCAAATCTTATTGAACAAATTATTGAGGCGGGAACTTATGCGCCGAATCATCATAAAACCGAACCTTGGCGTTTCTATGTACTTCAAGGCGATGGCAGAATGAAATTAGGTAAAGTGCTTCGTGAGATAACGATTTCTCAACAGGAAGATCCTCTTTCGGAAAGTAGTATCGTAAAAATTGAACGAAGTGAACGGAATCCGCTGCGTGCACCTGTCATCATCGCGGTCGGAGTGGAGCCAAGTGAAAAAGAAAATGTTATTTTGAAAGAAGAGTATGCCACTGTCAGTACCAGTGTCCAAAATATGCTATTAACCGCACATGCACTCGGTCTTGGTGCAATCTGGCGAACAGGTGCAATCTGTTACCATCCAAAAGTAAGTGATTTTTTCGGACTATCTACTAAAGGTGAGATTGTTGCATTTATCTACCTAGGATATCCTGAAATTGAACCGAAACCGTTTAAAAGGACCGATTTTAAAGAGTTCACAACTTGGATTAATTAA
- a CDS encoding DsbA family protein: protein MKNNMICDLETGVCGPGGETKMQFIDLSTPKKKVDLYYVTDPICSHCWALEPVLRKFEAQYGQYVNMHTLMGGLLENWNGFADTANGINGPADVAEHWREVGEHSRMPIDGTLWHDNPIESSFIPSRVFKVIHKQSPEIANIFLRRAREALFAFNQNIAQDDILIDLVNKVGLSGVEIVKQSKLPEAETSLQEDFQLVRQLGVRGFPTIVMLNEEKKGVKIVGARALEQYTEALQQMLPGEILQPKQQSSLQSLIQQEKLLFSREIEEFYAIKEQDVKAFVSDQLVNTDYKTKEVLGEKYISIIG from the coding sequence ATGAAAAACAATATGATATGCGATTTAGAAACCGGCGTATGCGGACCTGGTGGAGAAACAAAAATGCAATTCATCGATCTCTCTACACCTAAAAAGAAGGTCGACTTATATTACGTAACGGATCCAATTTGTTCCCATTGTTGGGCACTGGAACCCGTTCTCCGAAAATTTGAGGCGCAATATGGCCAATACGTCAACATGCATACATTGATGGGTGGATTATTGGAAAACTGGAACGGCTTTGCAGACACTGCAAATGGCATCAATGGTCCTGCCGATGTCGCCGAGCATTGGAGAGAAGTCGGTGAGCATTCTCGTATGCCGATTGACGGGACTCTTTGGCATGATAATCCGATCGAATCTTCCTTCATTCCTTCTCGTGTATTTAAAGTGATTCATAAGCAAAGTCCCGAAATCGCCAATATATTTTTACGCCGCGCACGCGAAGCCCTCTTCGCTTTCAATCAAAACATTGCGCAAGATGACATATTAATCGATCTTGTCAATAAAGTTGGCCTTAGTGGAGTAGAAATCGTCAAACAATCGAAACTGCCGGAAGCTGAAACGTCATTGCAAGAAGACTTTCAACTCGTTCGTCAACTAGGCGTCCGTGGATTCCCAACTATCGTCATGTTGAATGAAGAGAAAAAAGGCGTCAAGATTGTCGGTGCACGAGCACTTGAACAATACACGGAGGCACTTCAACAAATGCTGCCCGGGGAAATTTTGCAACCAAAACAACAATCAAGTTTGCAATCACTTATCCAACAAGAAAAACTGTTGTTCTCACGTGAAATCGAAGAATTTTATGCAATTAAAGAACAAGATGTTAAAGCATTCGTAAGTGATCAATTGGTCAATACCGATTATAAAACGAAGGAAGTTCTTGGCGAAAAATATATTTCGATCATCGGTTAA
- a CDS encoding glyoxalase superfamily protein, whose amino-acid sequence MNGKRVTPILRIFDEKKAKEFYVDYLGFLLDWEHRYEDNLPLYMQVSNGNCIIHLSEHYGDCSPGAAIRIEIEDIESFYAVLHSKEYNFARPRLETTPWQTKELTVIDPFSNRIVFFEDGE is encoded by the coding sequence ATGAATGGTAAACGTGTCACACCGATTCTCCGTATATTCGATGAGAAGAAAGCAAAAGAATTTTATGTTGACTATTTAGGATTTTTATTAGATTGGGAACATCGATATGAGGATAATTTGCCGTTGTATATGCAGGTTTCAAACGGAAATTGTATCATTCATCTATCAGAGCATTACGGGGATTGTAGTCCGGGGGCTGCCATTCGGATAGAGATTGAAGATATCGAAAGCTTCTATGCAGTGCTTCACTCGAAAGAATATAACTTCGCACGTCCACGCCTTGAAACAACTCCATGGCAAACGAAGGAACTGACAGTTATTGATCCATTTAGCAATCGCATTGTTTTCTTTGAGGATGGAGAATGA
- a CDS encoding MarR family winged helix-turn-helix transcriptional regulator, producing the protein MDKKALFYKCVSFTTSVHRVTHELTKNTKSDSVTPVQYNILEYIAVSQPVTPSEISDCQHISMPNTSRELKKLSEKNLIEKSSDTEDRRKQYIRLSEDGETMMNESFACVEFRFLDRIQNASNEDLDAINQALDILQKKLFY; encoded by the coding sequence ATGGACAAAAAAGCTCTTTTTTATAAATGTGTATCATTTACAACTTCTGTTCATCGCGTGACACACGAATTAACCAAAAATACCAAATCAGATTCCGTCACACCAGTTCAATATAATATTCTTGAGTATATAGCCGTTAGTCAACCTGTTACTCCTAGTGAAATCAGTGATTGTCAGCATATATCTATGCCAAACACGAGCCGTGAACTGAAAAAATTAAGCGAAAAAAATCTAATCGAAAAATCAAGTGATACCGAAGATCGACGAAAACAATATATTCGCCTCTCAGAAGATGGGGAAACCATGATGAACGAGTCTTTTGCATGTGTAGAATTTCGTTTCCTAGATCGAATACAAAATGCTTCGAATGAAGATTTAGATGCTATTAACCAAGCATTAGATATTCTTCAAAAAAAACTATTTTATTAA
- a CDS encoding YitT family protein — protein sequence MYILQKALTLFIGSLLVAIGVNLFLVPFGLLDGGAIGISLIIHYAMGVKVGLTFLIVSIPIFMLAWKYYRSFFYNGIHGMLLSSLIMDLLYPLNMIGRELVTSPLISAICGGIFIGVGVGIMLRLDISIGGTDLLAQMIARKLSINPGVMIFCIDILIVTMGSLLIPSVHLVLSFTTVIMVGITTSLIVLKSANA from the coding sequence GTGTACATTTTACAAAAGGCGCTAACGCTATTTATCGGAAGTTTATTAGTCGCGATCGGTGTAAATTTATTTCTTGTTCCATTTGGGTTGTTGGATGGTGGTGCGATTGGTATCAGTCTAATTATCCATTATGCGATGGGTGTCAAAGTGGGGCTTACATTTCTTATCGTAAGCATCCCAATCTTTATGCTTGCTTGGAAGTATTACCGTTCTTTTTTTTACAACGGAATCCATGGCATGTTGCTTTCATCCCTAATCATGGATTTATTATATCCATTGAATATGATCGGAAGGGAATTGGTAACTAGTCCTCTAATAAGTGCAATATGTGGAGGGATATTTATCGGTGTTGGGGTGGGTATCATGCTTCGCCTTGATATTAGTATTGGGGGAACCGATTTACTAGCACAAATGATTGCAAGGAAACTGTCCATTAATCCAGGTGTTATGATCTTTTGCATTGATATATTGATTGTCACAATGGGAAGCTTATTAATACCTTCTGTTCATCTAGTCTTGTCGTTTACGACAGTGATTATGGTTGGTATTACAACAAGTCTGATTGTATTAAAATCCGCAAATGCATAG
- a CDS encoding ketopantoate reductase family protein yields the protein MNILIVGAGAIGGYFGGRLLEKGENVTFLVRAKRKEMLEKSGLKIESVNGNAKLAPRMITSKDIGDKFDLILISTKSYHLTQAINDIRPFVKEDTIILPLLNGVGHLEQLIKAFGEDAVIGGLCFIETTLDEHGTILQKSPIHQLIYGERSGEITPRMEKLKAAFEGANASCVLSEQINQEMWHKYLFITALSGITSLMESPIGPIMELETGRNTVASLLEELGAIMKKINAPIHDTITQELYTKISDMPYLMKSSMQRDIEKSLPLESDHLHGLLLQHANTHDVPTPILETIYTKLKIYEKEK from the coding sequence ATGAACATATTAATCGTCGGAGCAGGAGCAATTGGCGGATACTTTGGAGGTAGGCTCTTGGAAAAAGGAGAGAACGTTACTTTCCTTGTACGAGCAAAGCGCAAAGAAATGCTTGAAAAATCTGGCTTAAAAATTGAAAGTGTCAACGGGAATGCTAAGCTCGCCCCGCGAATGATTACATCAAAGGATATTGGGGATAAATTCGATTTGATCCTCATTTCTACAAAGTCCTATCACCTTACCCAAGCAATCAATGATATACGTCCATTTGTAAAAGAGGACACGATTATTCTCCCCCTCTTGAATGGCGTCGGGCATCTCGAACAACTAATCAAAGCTTTCGGAGAAGATGCCGTCATCGGTGGTCTTTGCTTCATCGAAACGACACTTGACGAACATGGAACCATATTACAAAAAAGTCCGATCCATCAGCTTATTTACGGCGAAAGATCTGGGGAGATCACACCTCGTATGGAAAAACTGAAAGCTGCTTTTGAAGGGGCCAACGCTTCATGTGTGCTAAGTGAGCAAATCAATCAGGAAATGTGGCATAAATATTTGTTCATCACTGCACTATCCGGTATTACATCACTGATGGAGTCACCCATAGGACCAATTATGGAGTTGGAAACCGGGCGGAATACTGTTGCTTCACTGTTGGAAGAACTCGGCGCAATTATGAAGAAAATCAATGCACCGATACATGATACTATCACGCAAGAACTGTATACCAAAATTAGTGATATGCCATACCTTATGAAATCCTCGATGCAGCGAGATATAGAAAAATCCCTTCCGCTAGAATCCGATCATCTGCATGGTTTATTATTGCAACACGCGAATACACATGACGTCCCAACCCCGATACTGGAAACGATTTATACGAAGTTAAAGATTTACGAAAAAGAAAAATGA